In Lachancea thermotolerans CBS 6340 chromosome H complete sequence, a single genomic region encodes these proteins:
- the UBP6 gene encoding ubiquitin-specific protease UBP6 (similar to uniprot|P43593 Saccharomyces cerevisiae YFR010W UBP6 Ubiquitin-specific protease situated in the base subcomplex of the 26S proteasome releases free ubiquitin from branched polyubiquitin chains deletion causes hypersensitivity to cycloheximide and other toxic compounds), whose amino-acid sequence MSMSLEFSIKHSGKVYPISLPQGAKGTDLQLRVEELTQVPKDRQKYMLKGGLSSDVPLNGLIKPGQVVMVLGTPDANLVSKPQKEHRFIEDLDESAQMQHLSQLPVGLKNLGNTCYMNSTLQALYQIRPLREEILNFQPPKENRSGEQHIQLVAELKRCFQQLRDRPQESTTPILLLATLRKCYPQFAERDQESGFYKQQDAEELFTQIFHSLSVVFGQNLVQKFQINFQTTIKDNANEQDVTVKDDDHDMKLQCHISGTTNFMKNGLQESLNESIEKRSSITGVNSVFSVQKKITKLPEFLTVQYVRFFWKKSTGKKSKILRKVVFPFQLDVSDLLTSEYAQKKIKVRDDLREVEKEKIEDERELKKRKTNGGPVSGDSEASMTPREIAETEKALEESTRERWLQEYKKRFPSDLSPGENPSCVYNLIGVITHQGANSESGHYQSFIRDEADENKWYRFNDDKVSVIEKEKIESLAGGGESDSALILIYKGLGL is encoded by the exons ATGAGCATGAGTCTCGAAT TTAGTATAAAGCACTCAGGGAAGGTTTACCCTATTTCGTTGCCTCAGGGCGCGAAGGGGACGGACTTGCAGCTTAGAGTCGAAGAGCTGACACAAGTGCCCAAAGATCGCCAGAAGTATATGCTCAAGGGTGGACTTAGCTCAGATGTGCCTTTGAATGGGTTAATAAAACCTGGGCAAGTAGTCATGGTGTTAGGCACTCCCGATGCCAACCTCGTAAGCAAACCACAGAAGGAACACAGATTCATTGAGGATTTGGACGAAAGCGCCCAAATGCAACACCTTTCTCAGTTACCTGTTGGGCTAAAGAACCTTGGCAACACTTGTTACATGAACTCCACTTTACAGGCATTGTACCAAATAAGACCACTCAGagaagagattttgaactttcagCCACCAAAAGAAAACCGCTCTGGGGAACAGCATATTCAGCTCGTTGCTGAACTGAAGCGTtgttttcagcagcttAGAGACAGACCTCAAGAATCTACTACTCCTATACTGCTGTTGGCAACTCTAAGAAAGTGCTACCCTCAGTTTGCTGAGCGCGACCAGGAGTCCGGATTTTATAAACAACAAGATGCCGAAGAACTCTTCacacaaatttttcattCATTGAGTGTCGTGTTTGGGCAAAATCTAGTTCAGAAGTTCCAAATCAACTTTCAAACGACAATCAAAGACAACGCTAACGAGCAGGATGTGACAGTAAAGGATGACGATCATGACATGAAACTGCAATGCCACATTTCTGGAACTACAAATTTTATGAAGAACGGACTTCAGGAGTCGTTAAACGAAAGTATCGAAAAAAGGTCTTCCATTACAGGCGTCAACTCTGTTTTCAGCgtgcaaaaaaaaatcacaAAGCTGCCAGAGTTTCTAACTGTACAGTATGTGAggtttttttggaagaagtCCACTGGCAAGAAGTCTAAGATCTTGCGTAAAGTTgtttttccttttcaactCGATGTCAGCGATTTGCTGACAAGTGAGTATgcacaaaaaaaaatcaaggTGAGAGATGATCTTCgtgaagttgaaaaggaaaagatTGAGGATGAGCGTGAGCTTAAAAAGCGGAAGACTAATGGAGGGCCAGTTAGTGGCGACAGCGAAGCTTCCATGACACCAAGAGAGATCGCAGAGACAGAAAAAGCCCTGGAAGAGAGTACGAGAGAAAGGTGGCTCCAGGAATACAAGAAGAGGTTCCCTTCGGATCTCTCTCCTGGCGAGAACCCCTCTTGCGTCTACAACCTTATCGGAGTGATTACACACCAGGGAGCGAACTCCGAGAGCGGGCATTACCAGTCGTTTATTCGTGATGAGGCAGACGAAAACAAGTGGTATAGATTCAATGATGATAAAGTTTCTGTCATCGAGAAGGAAAAAATTGAGTCTTTGGCTGGCGGCGGCGAAAGCGACAGCGCTCTAATCCTCATCTACAAAGGGCTTGGGTTGTAG
- a CDS encoding SUR7/PalI family protein (weakly similar to uniprot|Q08157 Saccharomyces cerevisiae YOL019W Protein of unknown function green fluorescent protein (GFP)-fusion protein localizes to the cell periphery and vacuole) — MAKFLNVGVSSAITVAQFVSMAFLIICCVTAPVFKQIGLSKADGIVFGTFGYCEQGSCTSASASYHPEQLATSESWKMGTTAREALGKILIIMPVAAGLSFFSMLGSFVSLFGAIGTSGAAFVINLLLSVIAFAGSALMCIVVFLLFYPNITWCGWLLIPAAAINLVCIPLIFLSYSLAPSKNQDSDAESDYTDRQGLTSLDQPPSKDLYEEDVFYNSSKKSALEKPAYPDFYKGPEIATSTTLNSGTTDSRSDREKLLNDKPLSNPVLKTAYGTAKIMKPVTEDAENDFSFENNTKETLPYSAIAGSQRDDHASIEMSAPAAAAMNGYRDPSSTSSFYSERDHRASRQDTLNTADLQPSSALNVDADAKKDKSSKDVLQHIIDNAIDEDDEEFIKQQTIDPSERPYLDEDDGIKDDDSDFTSVSQRGINPNYMPLSNGVKSTNYPPQPMKTHVPRTINYPSVPLGGAQVRPLVPLDHQRAPMNHPRMVAPQRVPHMYQPQQPVPRGYVAPQQGYRPSNAPTASEAVLTTNPDFMIPGVPSGGLGAKRAQRQNYAPPSHSVSSTHYRPAYKKRLPRQNMPPASMSRDGPYSGMM, encoded by the coding sequence ATggccaagtttttgaatgttgGCGTATCCAGCGCGATAACAGTGGCGCAGTTTGTGTCCATGGCGTTTTTAATCATTTGCTGTGTAACAGCGCCTGTGTTCAAGCAAATAGGACTGTCCAAGGCCGATGGAATTGTTTTCGGCACTTTCGGCTATTGCGAGCAAGGTAGCTGCACTTCTGCGAGTGCAAGCTACCATCCAGAGCAACTGGCTACTTCTGAGTCTTGGAAAATGGGAACTACGGCACGCGAAGCGTTAGGTAAGATTCTGATTATAATGCCCGTTGCGGCTGGGCtttctttcttttcaatgctTGGCAGCTTTGTATCGCTTTTTGGGGCTATTGGTACTAGTGGGGCCGCTTTTGTGATCAACTTGCTTCTGTCAGTTATCGCTTTTGCTGGGTCGGCGCTAATGTGCATTGtcgtctttcttctcttctaTCCCAACATTACTTGGTGTGGATGGCTTCTGAttcctgctgctgctatCAATCTAGTTTGCATACCTCTCATCTTTTTGTCATATTCATTAGCTCCTTCGAAAAATCAAGATAGTGACGCCGAAAGTGATTATACGGACCGTCAAGGATTAACGTCGCTTGATCAGCCTCCCTCAAAAGACCTTTACGAAGAAGACGTGTTCTATAAcagttcaaagaagagtGCACTCGAAAAACCAGCCTACCCTGACTTCTACAAAGGTCCAGAAATAGCTACTTCAACCACTCTGAACTCAGGTACCACAGACTCTCGGTCAGATCGGGAAAAACTGCTGAACGACAAGCCCTTGTCAAACCCAGTGTTGAAGACCGCCTATGGAACTGCCAAAATCATGAAGCCGGTTACCGAAGACGCCGAGAACGACTTTTCGTTTGAGAACAACACTAAAGAAACCTTGCCTTACTCGGCTATAGCTGGCTCCCAAAGGGACGATCACGCCTCGATAGAGATGAGCGCCCCTGCCGCAGCTGCCATGAACGGCTATCGCGACCCGTCTAGCACTTCCTCCTTTTACTCCGAAAGAGACCACCGTGCATCACGTCAAGACACTCTGAACACGGCAGATTTGCAGCCTTCCTCAGCTTTGAATGTTGATGCTGATGCTAAAAAAGACAAGTCCAGCAAAGACGTGCTACAGCACATCATCGATAACGCAATTgacgaagatgatgaggagTTCATTAAGCAACAAACAATTGACCCTAGTGAGCGCCCGTACCtagatgaagatgacggGATCAAGGATGACGACTCTGACTTCACTTCTGTATCGCAGCGAGGTATCAATCCTAACTACATGCCCTTAAGCAACGGTGTTAAAAGCACAAATTACCCACCACAGCCCATGAAGACGCATGTTCCCAGGACAATCAACTATCCATCAGTTCCCCTGGGTGGTGCCCAGGTTCGTCCACTTGTTCCTCTCGATCACCAAAGAGCTCCCATGAATCATCCAAGGATGGTTGCCCCACAAAGGGTTCCGCACATGTATCAACCTCAACAGCCTGTTCCTAGAGGTTATGTGGCCCCTCAACAAGGGTACCGCCCAAGTAATGCGCCAACAGCCTCTGAAGCGGTGCTTACGACAAACCCCGACTTTATGATTCCTGGAGTCCCCTCTGGGGGGCTGGGTGCAAAAAGAGCGCAACGCCAGAATTACGCCCCACCATCTCATTCGGTATCTTCTACACACTACAGACCAGCCTATAAGAAACGCCTTCCAAGACAAAACATGCCGCCCGCATCAATGTCTCGAGACGGTCCTTACTCTGGAATGATGTAG
- the TAT2 gene encoding aromatic amino acid transmembrane transporter TAT2 (similar to uniprot|P38967 Saccharomyces cerevisiae YOL020W TAT2 Tryptophan permease high affinity), with translation MQEVPPSRFHDKDIESYVETCVTGQEIKIGDGSEKTSTPSTVVNHRGTKRNIIQRMVDSFKPPLDGSFHSDNLKKSLKARHLIMIAIGGSIGTGLFIGSGKALAVGGPLALIIGWTVAGTQMVGTIHGLGEITVRFPVVGAFADYGTRFLEPSISFVVVLIYVLQWCFVLPLEIIAAAMTVEYWGSSVPPVAWVAIFYAFIALVNLLGVRGFGEAEFIFSLIKVLTIIGFIILCVVLICGGGPKHEFVGAKYWSDPGPLANGFKGVAAVFVIASYSLGGTEMACLASGETDPKELPSAIKQVFWRIVFFFLVSLTLVGFLVPYTNENLMGGSSVDNSPFVIAIRLHGIKALPSVVNAVILVSLLSVGNSCIFASSRTLCSMAHQGLIPRIFGYIDRAGRPLVGILTNLAFGLLAFLVKSSSSDDVFTWLMAIAGLATCVVWLSINVSHIRFRMAMKAQGVSLDELEFVSAVGVYGSVYSATINVLILVAQFYVSLWPVGGWSSPSTRTENFFQNYLCSLILLLLFAGHKIYYRISTGKWWGFKALRDIDLLTDMRVTDTELSKHELHEKRVKLAQKPLIVRLYHQWC, from the coding sequence ATGCAAGAGGTACCGCCCTCTAGGTTTCACGACAAGGACATCGAGAGCTATGTAGAAACGTGCGTCACCGGCCAAGAGATTAAAATAGGCGATGGCAGCGAAAAGACCAGCACCCCGTCTACGGTGGTGAACCACCGGGGTACCAAGCGAAACATAATACAGCGAATGGTGGACTCTTTCAAGCCGCCTTTGGATGGTTCATTCCATTCTgacaacttgaaaaagtcgctGAAGGCAAGGCATTTGATCATGATAGCAATTGGCGGCAGCATAGGGACCGGCCTGTTTATTGGGAGTGGCAAAGCTCTCGCTGTGGGAGGCCCTCTAGCGCTGATCATAGGATGGACAGTCGCCGGGACGCAGATGGTTGGCACGATTCACGGGCTGGGCGAGATCACGGTGCGGTTTCCAGTAGTGGGTGCGTTCGCAGACTACGGAACGCGGTTTTTGGAACCCAGCATAAGCTTTGTGGTGGTGCTGATCTACGTTCTGCAGTGGTGTTTCGTGTTGCCGCTCGAAATCATAGCTGCTGCAATGACAGTAGAATACTGGGGGTCTTCTGTGCCACCTGTTGCATGGGTTGCCATCTTCTACGCGTTTATTGCTTTGGTTAACCTGCTCGGTGTAAGAGGCTTTGGAGAGGCTGAGTTCATCTTCTCTCTTATCAAGGTGCTTACAATTATTGGCTTCATCATTCTGTGCGTGGTACTCATCTGTGGCGGGGGCCCTAAACACGAATTCGTCGGCGCAAAGTACTGGAGTGACCCAGGTCCCCTAGCCAATGGATTCAAAGGTGTCGCTGCCGTATTCGTTATAGCATCGTACTCCTTAGGTGGTACGGAAATGGCGTGTCTTGCCTCAGGCGAGACAGACCCCAAAGAGCTACCCAGCGCCATCAAACAGGTGTTCTGGAGAATagtattcttctttttggtgtCCTTAACGCTTGTGGGCTTCCTCGTTCCATACACAAATGAGAATTTAATGGGAGGCTCCTCGGTGGACAACTCACCCTTTGTTATTGCGATTCGTTTGCACGGAATAAAGGCGCTGCCTTCTGTCGTGAATGCAGTTATCTTGGTGAGTCTATTGAGCGTCGGAAATTCATGTATTTTCGCCTCAAGTCGGACACTCTGCTCCATGGCGCATCAGGGATTGATCCCTCGCATTTTCGGATACATCGATAGAGCAGGCAGACCGCTCGTAGGTATTTTGACCAACCTCGCCTTTGGCTTACTAGCGTTCCTTGTCAAATCCAGCTCTTCCGACGACGTTTTCACCTGGCTGATGGCCATTGCAGGCCTGGCCACTTGCGTTGTCTGGCTCAGCATCAATGTTTCCCATATCCGCTTCAGAATGGCCATGAAAGCACAAGGAGTTTCTTTGGACGAGCTGGAGTTTGTGAGTGCCGTGGGGGTCTATGGCTCTGTGTATTCAGCGACTATTAACGTGCTAATTCTGGTTGCCCAATTTTATGTTTCACTATGGCCGGTTGGCGGCTGGAGCAGCCCTAGTACCCGCACAGAGAACTTCTTCCAGAACTACCTGTGCTCTTtgattcttcttctcctaTTCGCCGGGCATAAGATCTACTACAGGATATCGACGGGGAAGTGGTGGGGATTCAAGGCGTTGCGTGACATTGATCTCTTGACAGATATGCGTGTTACAGACACCGAGCTGAGCAAACATGAATTGCATGAAAAAAGGGTTAAGCTGGCACAAAAGCCTCTCATTGTGCGCCTCTACCACCAGTGGTGCTAA
- the TLG2 gene encoding t-SNARE syntaxin TLG2 (similar to uniprot|Q08144 Saccharomyces cerevisiae YOL018C TLG2 member of the syntaxin family of t-SNAREs) — protein sequence MFRDRTNLFLSYRRTFPRNRYNNSDALTSFDLEENGVEESYPMIDSKKDVPTLSGQFLNLTQEVDRNLDEAGTKMLQLTKLYRKNALPGFEDKVSDEQEIEEHSYQIIKMFQQSYAIIKSLQSIQTAQTFRGQSLRKGDLVVVDNLQKHYASKIQSSSNKFRMLQNNYLKFLNKDDFKPLPRASTDGDALLVLEEEETNAATQQEIDSYSRQTLQRQTQRQSQGQSTQFLQREEEITQLARGVLEVSTIFREMQNLVIDQGTIIDRIDYNLENTVLELKGAQRELDRATVYQSRTQKCKVILLLSLVVITLFFFVMLKPHHHSESSKKDPPQPKQNSSQGEGKGEISDGDTKPKKR from the coding sequence atgTTCAGGGACAGAACCAATCTCTTCCTATCCTATCGCCGAACTTTCCCGCGTAATCGATATAACAATTCGGACGCTTTAACGAGCTTTGATCTCGAGGAAAATGGGGTCGAAGAGTCCTATCCGATGATCGACTCGAAAAAGGACGTGCCAACATTGTCAGGTCAGTTCTTGAATCTCACGCAGGAAGTCGACAGAAACTTGGATGAAGCTGGAACAAAAATGCTTCAGCTAACCAAGCTGTACCGCAAAAATGCGCTACCAGGGTTCGAAGATAAAGTCTCTGACGAGCAAGAGATCGAGGAGCATAGCTACCAAATAATAAAAATGTTTCAACAGAGTTACGCTATCATAAAATCTCTCCAGTCGATACAAACTGCTCAAACTTTTAGAGGGCAGAGCCTGAGGAAGGGAGATTTGGTCGTAGTGGATAACTTGCAAAAGCACTACGCAAGCAAGATACAATCAAGTTCAAATAAGTTCAGGATGTTGCAGAATAACTACTTGAAGTTTCTGAACAAAGACGACTTCAAGCCTTTGCCTCGAGCATCAACAGACGGCGACGCACTACTTGTTctagaggaagaagaaacaaatgCCGCGACACAACAGGAAATAGACTCATACTCGCGACAGACTTTGCAAAGGCAAACGCAGAGACAGAGCCAGGGACAGAGTACACAATTCCTACAACGCGAGGAGGAAATTACGCAGCTTGCTCGTGGTGTCCTCGAGGTGAGTACTATCTTCCGTGAAATGCAAAACCTTGTTATTGATCAGGGCACAATAATAGACCGAATCGATTACAATTTAGAAAACACCGTGCTTGAACTTAAGGGGGCGCAAAGAGAGCTCGACCGTGCCACTGTGTACCAGAGCAGGACTCAAAAGTGCAAAGTAATATTACTTCTCTCTCTTGTCGTGATAACTCTATTCTTCTTTGTGATGCTAAAACCTCATCACCACAGCGAAAGCAGTAAGAAAGACCCCCCTCAACCAAAACAGAATTCATCACAAGGCGAAGGCAAAGGTGAAATTTCTGACGGAGATAccaagccaaaaaaaaggtAG
- a CDS encoding KLTH0H13376p (similar to uniprot|P23585 Saccharomyces cerevisiae YMR011W HXT2 High-affinity glucose transporter of the major facilitator superfamily expression is induced by low levels of glucose and repressed by high levels of glucose) — protein MAGDYLGCEIEESYEIGRSRRGSVPIPSNSKEVGKVESFKTETRESLGLRDQNWDVILACYGISFTGFFFGYDTGTVGGITNMQPWLRRFGHFDASSGEYHMSTALIGLVVSAFHIGCITGGFTIARLADYIGRRAPIAIGCAVYMLGLAIQMSAGQGKWYQYMIGRMVTGLTVGANAVLTPMLLSEIAPPGIRGAIVNFYQINITHGILIGYVVDFATKNHYKDDKMWRLPLIGGFVFSVIILPMLASAPESPRFLIKRGRFDDARKVFARLRGINLKQVEGNMANSQQAQILDVINEELQYLKENYHYQEQRQRNTSFWQLFSKRFLKRTLSGMCIMAFQQMSGIDYFLYYGTKLFKSVGIEDSYKTSIILGAINASMTYVSMFVADNLGRKKGLFLGSLCCFVCLFTFSTVGVTTIDNASDPNYKLSGYIMIVFTCLFIVFFCCSWSAIAPVLVSEIFTLEIKSQAMALSQAFNWGANFFIALCTPIITARIGYAFGYVFTGFMFIAVPFVYFFIPETKGLTLEEIDDYYEKENLCE, from the coding sequence ATGGCAGGTGATTACTTAGGGTGCGAAATCGAAGAGAGCTATGAGATCGGCCGCTCGCGTAGAGGCTCGGTGCCCATCCCCTCAAACAGCAAGGAGGTCGGTAAAGttgaaagtttcaagaCAGAGACCCGAGAAAGCCTCGGCTTGCGAGACCAAAATTGGGACGTGATACTAGCATGCTATGGCATTTCATTTactggtttttttttcggcTACGACACAGGAACCGTGGGAGGTATCACAAATATGCAACCTTGGCTGCGGAGGTTCGGTCACTTCGACGCCTCTTCAGGCGAGTATCATATGTCCACTGCCCTGATAGGTCTCGTGGTATCTGCTTTCCACATAGGGTGTATCACCGGCGGCTTCACCATCGCACGGTTGGCAGATTACATTGGCCGGCGCGCGCCTATTGCTATCGGATGCGCGGTTTACATGCTTGGACTGGCGATCCAAATGAGCGCTGGACAAGGAAAGTGGTATCAGTACATGATTGGAAGGATGGTGACCGGGCTGACAGTCGGCGCCAATGCTGTACTTACTCCCATGTTGCTTTCTGAAATAGCGCCTCCTGGCATTCGGGGCGCTATAGTCAATTTCTATCAAATAAACATTACCCATGGGATCTTAATAGGATACGTCGTCGACTTTGCCACCAAAAATCATTACAAAGACGATAAGATGTGGCGTCTCCCACTTATCGGCGGATTTGTATTCTCTGTTATTATACTGCCGATGCTTGCTAGTGCACCAGAGTCACCTAGATTTCTGATCAAGAGAGGACGCTTTGACGATGCTAGAAAGGTGTTTGCAAGGTTGAGAGGCATCAATCTTAAACAGGTGGAGGGAAACATGGCAAACTCCCAACAGGCACAAATTTTGGATGTTATAAACGAGGAGCTCCAGTACCTGAAAGAGAATTACCACTACCAAGAACAGCGGCAACGTAACACATCATTCTGGCagttgttttcaaaaaggtttCTGAAGAGGACGCTATCTGGAATGTGCATTATGGCATTTCAACAAATGTCTGGTATCGACTACTTTTTGTATTATGGAACAAAGCTGTTTAAATCCGTTGGGATTGAAGACTCCTACAAAACTTCCATAATTTTGGGTGCCATAAATGCTTCCATGACTTATGTTTCGATGTTTGTGGCAGACAACTTAGGCCGCAAAAAAGGACTGTTTCTGGGGTCGCTGTGTTGCTTTGTTTGTCTGTTCACATTTTCCACCGTTGGCGTTACGACAATCGATAATGCTTCGGATCCCAACTACAAACTTTCCGGGTACATTATGATTGTATTCACCTGTCTGttcatcgtcttcttttgctgctcGTGGTCAGCCATCGCACCAGTCTTGGTCAGCGAAATATTCACCCTAGAAATAAAGTCACAAGCGATGGCACTCTCACAAGCTTTTAACTGGGGCGCCAACTTTTTCATCGCTCTCTGCACCCCGATTATTACAGCAAGGATAGGCTACGCGTTTGGTTATGTTTTCACTGGTTTCATGTTCATTGCAGTGCCCTTCGTTTACTTTTTTATCCCTGAGACGAAGGGCCTGacgcttgaagaaattgacgACTACTACGAAAAAGAGAACCTGTGCGAGTAG
- the MIC19 gene encoding Mic19p (similar to uniprot|P43594 Saccharomyces cerevisiae YFR011C Hypothetical ORF): MGSQPSKPAETKVFTPKTQVDFTSTLLAQLEQSTEGDFSRQQLANKYLEQRVSEKLAQLEEETLKKFEDKLNTSLLADNGNSDSELSSKGLSEKVASLNSHLAKLKEAQSARSSDETLKSSKEALSKCLRDNEGKPLNCFEEVQNFKKVALQQ, encoded by the coding sequence ATGGGATCTCAACCCTCCAAGCCTGCGGAAACCAAGGTCTTTACCCCAAAGACTCAAGTCGATTTCACTAGCACGCTACTTGCTCAGCTCGAACAGTCTACGGAAGGCGATTTTTCCCGACAACAATTAGCGAACAAATATTTAGAACAAAGAGTATCTGAGAAGCTTGCTCAACTCGAAGAAGAgactctgaagaaatttgaagacaagCTCAACACTTCCCTGCTAGCAGACAATGGGAACTCCGACTCTGAGCTCTCTTCCAAAGGATTGAGTGAGAAAGTTGCCTCACTCAACAGCCATTTGGCAAAACTGAAGGAAGCACAGTCTGCTAGAAGCTCAGACGAGACGCTGAAAAGTTCTAAGGAAGCGCTCAGCAAATGCCTCAGGGATAATGAGGGGAAGCCCCTAAACTGCTTTGAGGAGGTgcaaaatttcaagaaggttgCTCTTCAACAGTAG